Proteins from a genomic interval of Rhodothermus marinus:
- a CDS encoding trehalose-6-phosphate synthase: protein MIIAANRAPLRHTEDEGWVPAIGGLATALLPVLQEQGGVWIAMQEDAKAPTRQPYPPEAPDLEIQRIPLSAQERTHYYLGMSNRVLWPICHYMLQHLELERAYMEAYRAVNRRFAEAIVRAYRPGDFIWVHDYHLMLVPHLVRQAIPDANISFFWHIPWPAMEVYRILPWSRELLQGMLGCDLIGFHVEEYVENFLESARYLLGAEIEDNRVLWEGREVRVEAHPIGIDVARFEQLAEREDVRREAERLREEMHAEWLLIGIDRLDYTKGILSRLLAFEQFLKEYPAYHGRVTFYQVATPSRTQLESYQQLKREVDEAVGRINGFFARDSWVPVHYRYRTYTQEELCVFYRAADVALITPLRDGMNLVTQEFIAASRSGVLVLSELTGAAHLLREAVLVNPYDRDGMVQAIRTALEMPVEERIERFRCLKRTVRELDVHHWARRFLEAMQQRPSEV from the coding sequence TTGATCATTGCGGCCAACCGGGCCCCTTTGCGTCACACGGAGGACGAAGGCTGGGTCCCGGCCATTGGAGGATTGGCCACCGCCCTGTTACCCGTGCTGCAGGAGCAGGGGGGTGTCTGGATTGCCATGCAGGAAGACGCAAAGGCGCCGACGCGCCAGCCCTACCCGCCCGAGGCGCCCGACCTGGAAATCCAGCGGATCCCGCTCAGTGCGCAGGAGCGCACGCACTACTACCTGGGGATGTCCAACCGGGTGCTCTGGCCCATCTGCCACTACATGCTGCAGCATCTGGAGCTGGAGCGGGCCTACATGGAGGCCTACCGCGCGGTCAACCGGCGCTTTGCCGAGGCCATCGTACGCGCCTACCGTCCGGGCGATTTCATCTGGGTGCACGACTATCACCTGATGCTGGTGCCCCACCTGGTACGCCAGGCCATTCCCGACGCGAACATCTCGTTCTTCTGGCACATTCCCTGGCCGGCCATGGAGGTCTATCGCATCCTGCCCTGGTCGCGGGAGCTGCTGCAGGGTATGCTGGGATGCGATCTGATCGGCTTCCACGTCGAGGAGTATGTCGAAAACTTTCTGGAAAGCGCGCGCTACCTGCTCGGCGCCGAAATCGAAGACAACCGGGTGCTCTGGGAGGGGCGTGAGGTGCGCGTCGAGGCGCATCCGATCGGCATCGACGTCGCCCGCTTCGAACAGCTCGCGGAGCGGGAGGACGTGCGTCGCGAGGCCGAACGGCTTCGGGAAGAAATGCATGCCGAGTGGCTGCTCATCGGTATCGATCGGCTCGATTACACGAAGGGAATTCTTTCGCGACTGCTGGCCTTCGAGCAGTTTCTGAAGGAGTATCCGGCGTATCACGGCCGCGTCACGTTCTATCAGGTCGCCACGCCGAGCCGCACGCAACTGGAGTCCTACCAGCAGTTGAAACGCGAGGTGGACGAGGCCGTGGGGCGCATCAACGGCTTTTTTGCGCGCGATAGCTGGGTGCCCGTGCACTACCGCTATCGCACCTATACGCAGGAGGAACTCTGCGTCTTTTACCGGGCGGCCGATGTGGCGTTGATTACCCCGCTGCGCGACGGGATGAACCTGGTCACGCAGGAGTTCATTGCGGCCAGTCGGAGTGGCGTGCTGGTGCTCTCGGAGTTGACCGGCGCGGCCCATCTGCTGCGGGAGGCCGTGCTGGTCAACCCCTACGACCGGGACGGCATGGTGCAGGCCATCCGGACGGCCCTGGAGATGCCGGTCGAGGAGCGGATCGAGCGGTTTCGCTGTCTGAAGCGGACCGTGCGCGAGCTGGACGTGCACCACTGGGCCCGCCGGTTCCTCGAAGCCATGCAGCAACGCCCTTCGGAAGTCTGA
- a CDS encoding DUF4249 family protein: MPRALWLVLIGMLGWAACDQVEPVRFTPEYVVESYQIAGEPLQPVWLTRTLPIEAVYVPDSVRVRGAQVRIALLDEQGLPERWYPYEEHPDSPGYYVPVPLVREARVRPLRTYRLEARMPDGTLLTAETTVPDTFRVLGANLDAVRYQSEVRLELIMTRSEYPGRQAVYIITTEALEPTEENLTPFGRALYEDSTFTLEELRVSGSPILNEANYTELPDGTLRLQLPWLAVLFYGPNRVTISALDDNLYDLIRTQSVQQGGSTLSPGEIPAVLEHVEGGRGVFGSYARVQYTFVVAR, translated from the coding sequence ATGCCGCGCGCTCTCTGGCTGGTATTGATTGGCATGCTGGGATGGGCGGCCTGCGATCAGGTCGAACCCGTCCGATTCACGCCCGAGTACGTGGTCGAGTCGTACCAGATTGCGGGCGAGCCGCTGCAGCCGGTCTGGCTGACGCGGACGCTCCCGATCGAGGCCGTCTACGTGCCCGACTCGGTGCGGGTGCGGGGCGCGCAGGTGCGCATTGCGTTGCTGGACGAACAGGGCTTGCCCGAGCGGTGGTATCCGTACGAGGAACACCCGGATTCGCCGGGCTACTACGTGCCCGTGCCGCTGGTGCGTGAGGCGCGGGTGCGGCCGCTACGCACCTACCGGCTGGAGGCCCGTATGCCCGACGGCACGCTGCTGACGGCCGAAACCACGGTGCCCGATACGTTCCGGGTGCTGGGGGCGAATCTCGACGCGGTGCGCTACCAGAGCGAGGTGCGTCTGGAGCTGATCATGACGCGCAGCGAATATCCCGGCCGCCAGGCCGTCTACATCATCACCACCGAGGCGCTGGAACCGACCGAGGAGAATCTGACGCCTTTCGGCCGGGCGCTTTACGAAGACAGCACCTTCACGCTCGAGGAGCTGCGCGTGAGCGGTTCGCCCATTCTGAACGAGGCCAACTACACGGAATTGCCCGACGGTACGCTCCGGTTGCAGCTCCCCTGGCTGGCCGTGCTTTTCTACGGGCCCAATCGGGTGACGATCAGTGCGCTGGACGACAACCTGTACGATCTGATCCGCACGCAGAGCGTGCAGCAGGGCGGTTCGACACTCTCGCCCGGCGAGATCCCGGCCGTGCTGGAACATGTAGAAGGGGGGCGGGGTGTCTTTGGAAGCTATGCGCGGGTCCAGTACACGTTCGTGGTAGCGCGCTGA
- a CDS encoding NUDIX hydrolase: MRTPTFAECIALLRRRLAGPLPGTTAQLQMAPEYRQTPEQLRIEGKPCREAGVLALLFPEQERPHLLLVARPSHLKEHGGQIGFPGGRREPGETLQETTLREAHEELGLPPEQIELLGALTPLYIPVSNFCVHPFVGAIAPLPELHPCPEEVEAVLRVPLAALLDPASRRRERWTIRGRDVMVPFFEIGSYRIWGATAMMLAELLALLTVD, encoded by the coding sequence ATGCGTACGCCGACGTTCGCCGAGTGCATTGCCCTGCTGCGCCGACGGCTGGCCGGCCCCCTGCCCGGGACCACCGCCCAGCTTCAGATGGCGCCGGAGTACCGGCAGACGCCCGAGCAGCTTCGCATCGAGGGGAAGCCCTGTCGGGAGGCCGGCGTGCTGGCGCTGCTGTTTCCCGAGCAGGAACGCCCGCACCTGCTGCTGGTCGCGCGTCCCTCCCATCTGAAAGAACACGGCGGTCAGATCGGCTTTCCGGGCGGACGACGCGAGCCGGGCGAAACCCTTCAGGAGACAACCCTCCGCGAAGCCCACGAAGAGCTGGGCCTGCCGCCCGAGCAGATCGAACTGCTGGGTGCCCTGACGCCGCTCTACATACCGGTCTCCAACTTCTGCGTGCATCCGTTCGTCGGCGCCATTGCGCCACTGCCAGAGCTGCACCCCTGCCCCGAAGAGGTGGAAGCCGTGCTGCGCGTGCCGCTGGCCGCATTGCTGGACCCGGCCAGCCGGCGCCGGGAGCGCTGGACGATTCGCGGACGGGACGTAATGGTGCCTTTTTTCGAGATAGGCTCCTATCGCATCTGGGGTGCCACGGCCATGATGCTGGCCGAACTGCTGGCCCTGCTCACCGTGGATTAG
- the otsB gene encoding trehalose-phosphatase yields the protein MTLPPRVEKPLFFLDYDGTLAPFAPDPKQARPLPEVPALLEALRRRHPVWIVTGRRLEDLDELLPVPLPAIGLHGLQRGQIGGPREFVVPEAVRRELARLRAAIPHVPGLWIEDKGPTFALHYRQAPDEAAVLRALEPWLAQVPDTLEVIRGKKVIELRPRDVHKGTAVRAVAVQWPDRTPVYIGDDTTDEDAFRALAERGVTIKVGDGATAARYRLPDESAVVAYLRQYLTSPPAPA from the coding sequence ATGACCCTTCCGCCACGCGTCGAAAAGCCGCTGTTTTTTCTGGACTACGACGGAACGCTGGCGCCGTTTGCGCCGGATCCGAAGCAGGCGCGACCGCTTCCGGAAGTGCCCGCACTGCTGGAGGCGTTGCGCCGGCGCCATCCGGTCTGGATCGTCACGGGGCGCCGGCTCGAAGATCTGGACGAACTGCTTCCTGTTCCGCTTCCGGCCATCGGGCTCCACGGGCTGCAACGGGGACAGATCGGCGGTCCCAGAGAATTTGTCGTGCCCGAGGCGGTGCGGCGGGAGCTGGCCCGGCTGCGGGCGGCCATTCCGCATGTGCCCGGCCTCTGGATCGAAGACAAAGGGCCAACGTTCGCGCTGCATTATCGCCAGGCGCCGGACGAAGCGGCGGTGCTCCGGGCCCTGGAGCCCTGGCTGGCGCAGGTGCCCGATACGCTCGAGGTGATCCGCGGCAAAAAGGTGATCGAACTGCGACCGCGCGACGTCCACAAAGGCACGGCCGTGCGGGCCGTGGCCGTGCAGTGGCCGGATCGGACGCCCGTTTACATCGGGGACGACACGACCGACGAGGACGCATTCCGGGCGCTGGCCGAGCGAGGCGTTACGATCAAAGTGGGCGATGGAGCGACCGCCGCCCGCTATCGCCTGCCGGACGAATCGGCCGTGGTGGCCTACCTCCGGCAGTATCTCACCAGCCCTCCTGCACCCGCTTGA
- a CDS encoding glycoside hydrolase family 15 protein, whose amino-acid sequence MKKIPETCLHGLPFQAGSNRSMFSKKFNMQSFSFEPSQYPDYKPLEAYGVIGDSRTAVLVGADGSIDWACLPDFDSPAQFAALLDPKAGRFAVRPLAPFRAWQRYEQGTNVLVTEFLTPQGRVRVRDFMPYMQRRRTPTAEIYRRIECVEGHVDLEVLFEPRFDYGLQVPEFEASPYGVLARHGDETLALSSEIPLRLEDGRAVGHLHMEAGQDTFLVADWGAARVHPVSSYQPDRRLWKVRTFWRSWIDRLDYHGRYRDVVERSLLTLKLLVYEPTGAIVAAPTTSLPEWPGGSRNWDYRFSWVRDSAFILRALFQAGYVEEGTAYLDWLLGQCLEGQPLRVLYGIRGEHGMPERTLPLRGYLDSRPVRIGNEAVEQFQLDIYGSLLDAALRYEQHGGLLTIIEWERLQALAEEVCRRWREPDSGIWEVRSGVFHYTYSKIWAWVALTRAAQLARRLGADAPVEAWEREAHTIREEVLEKAWNPKVGAFTQYYGAEALDASVLIMPLVGFLPATDERFQQTVQRCLERLAAGPFPLLYRYLNDDGVGGPEGAFLLPSFWLVEVLALAGDLRRARAALDRLIERMNPLGLYAEEVHPETLALLGNFPQGFSHLGLINAVFRLEELKRVQEGW is encoded by the coding sequence TTGAAGAAGATTCCGGAAACCTGTCTCCATGGATTGCCATTTCAGGCCGGCTCCAATCGGTCGATGTTCAGCAAAAAGTTCAACATGCAGTCGTTCAGCTTCGAGCCCAGCCAGTATCCGGATTACAAACCGCTGGAGGCCTACGGCGTCATCGGCGACAGCCGGACGGCCGTCCTGGTGGGCGCCGACGGATCGATCGACTGGGCCTGTCTGCCCGACTTCGACAGCCCCGCCCAGTTTGCCGCGTTGCTCGACCCGAAGGCCGGACGGTTTGCCGTCCGGCCGCTGGCTCCGTTTCGGGCCTGGCAGCGCTACGAGCAGGGCACAAATGTGCTCGTGACGGAATTCCTCACGCCGCAAGGTCGGGTGCGCGTGCGGGACTTCATGCCCTACATGCAGCGACGCCGGACCCCGACAGCCGAAATCTATCGCCGCATCGAATGCGTCGAGGGGCACGTCGATCTGGAAGTTCTCTTCGAGCCGCGATTCGATTACGGGCTGCAGGTACCGGAATTTGAAGCCTCGCCGTACGGCGTGCTGGCCCGACACGGCGACGAAACGCTGGCGCTTTCCAGCGAGATACCGCTGCGTCTGGAGGACGGCCGGGCCGTCGGGCACCTGCACATGGAAGCGGGCCAGGATACCTTTCTGGTAGCCGACTGGGGCGCCGCCCGCGTGCATCCGGTAAGCAGCTATCAGCCGGATCGGCGGCTGTGGAAGGTGCGCACGTTCTGGCGAAGCTGGATCGATCGCCTGGACTACCACGGCCGCTACCGGGACGTCGTCGAGCGCAGCCTGCTGACGCTCAAACTGCTGGTCTATGAACCCACCGGTGCCATCGTGGCGGCGCCAACCACCTCGCTGCCCGAGTGGCCGGGCGGCTCCCGCAACTGGGACTATCGCTTTTCCTGGGTGCGCGACTCGGCCTTCATTCTGCGCGCGCTCTTCCAGGCCGGCTACGTCGAAGAAGGGACGGCTTATCTGGACTGGCTGCTGGGCCAGTGCCTCGAAGGCCAGCCGTTGCGGGTGCTCTACGGGATCCGCGGCGAGCATGGCATGCCCGAGCGCACGCTGCCGCTCCGGGGCTACCTCGACTCGCGCCCCGTGCGCATCGGCAACGAAGCGGTCGAGCAGTTTCAGCTCGACATTTACGGCAGCTTGCTCGACGCCGCGCTGCGCTACGAGCAGCACGGCGGCCTGCTGACCATCATCGAATGGGAACGGCTGCAGGCGCTGGCCGAAGAAGTCTGCCGCCGCTGGCGCGAGCCTGACTCGGGCATCTGGGAAGTGCGCAGCGGCGTCTTCCATTACACCTACTCCAAGATATGGGCCTGGGTGGCGCTGACGCGCGCGGCGCAGCTGGCGCGCCGCCTGGGCGCCGACGCCCCGGTCGAAGCCTGGGAGCGCGAGGCTCATACGATCCGAGAGGAGGTGCTCGAAAAAGCCTGGAATCCGAAAGTCGGCGCCTTCACCCAGTACTACGGCGCGGAAGCACTCGACGCCTCGGTGCTGATCATGCCGCTGGTCGGCTTTCTACCGGCCACCGACGAGCGCTTTCAACAGACCGTACAACGCTGCCTGGAGCGACTGGCGGCCGGTCCCTTCCCGCTCCTCTATCGCTACCTGAACGACGACGGCGTCGGTGGTCCTGAAGGCGCTTTTCTGCTCCCTTCCTTCTGGCTGGTAGAAGTGCTGGCGCTGGCCGGCGACCTGCGCCGGGCCCGTGCTGCCCTGGACCGCCTGATCGAGCGCATGAACCCGCTCGGTCTCTACGCCGAAGAAGTGCACCCGGAGACGCTGGCCCTGCTGGGCAACTTTCCGCAGGGCTTCAGTCACCTGGGCCTGATCAACGCCGTCTTTCGACTGGAAGAGCTCAAGCGGGTGCAGGAGGGCTGGTGA
- a CDS encoding Hsp20/alpha crystallin family protein, with amino-acid sequence MTSLVRFSPMTELRRLQREMDRLFDTFFGREVEAAEEAAPVTWVPRADLAETDDAYLIQLDVPGMNKDELSVTYHDGTLTVSGERKSETKEEKPNYIRVERSYGRFYRSFTLPKAVDEKNIEAKYENGVLTIRVPKAEGSKARRIEIS; translated from the coding sequence ATGACGAGCCTGGTTCGCTTTTCGCCGATGACGGAGCTGCGTCGGCTGCAGCGTGAGATGGACCGCCTGTTCGATACGTTCTTCGGGCGTGAAGTGGAAGCGGCCGAAGAGGCGGCGCCGGTGACCTGGGTGCCGCGGGCCGACCTGGCCGAAACGGACGATGCCTACCTGATCCAGCTCGACGTGCCCGGCATGAACAAGGACGAGCTGTCGGTGACCTACCACGACGGCACGCTCACGGTCAGCGGTGAGCGGAAGTCGGAGACCAAGGAAGAGAAGCCGAACTACATCCGGGTCGAGCGGAGCTACGGCCGCTTCTATCGGAGCTTCACGCTCCCGAAGGCGGTCGATGAAAAGAACATCGAAGCCAAGTACGAGAATGGCGTGCTGACGATCCGCGTGCCCAAGGCCGAAGGCAGCAAGGCGCGTCGGATCGAGATCAGCTAA
- a CDS encoding SufE family protein, whose translation MRKLDALLELFQEAEPAERLELLLDFAERLPPLPPEYVPLRDAGLGMVHECQSPVFFLPEVQDGRVRIYADVPREAPTPRAFTAMLVEAFDGEPPEVVLEAPEDLLYRLGIAPLLGMQRLRGLTAIYQKLRREVAEKAGLSANPR comes from the coding sequence ATGCGAAAGCTGGACGCCCTGCTCGAACTGTTTCAGGAGGCCGAGCCTGCCGAGCGGCTGGAGTTGTTGCTGGACTTTGCCGAGCGGCTGCCGCCGCTTCCGCCGGAGTACGTGCCGTTACGCGATGCCGGGCTGGGTATGGTGCACGAATGCCAGTCGCCGGTCTTCTTCCTGCCGGAGGTGCAGGACGGCCGCGTGCGCATCTATGCCGACGTGCCGCGCGAGGCGCCGACGCCCCGGGCTTTTACGGCAATGCTGGTCGAAGCCTTCGACGGCGAGCCGCCCGAGGTCGTGCTGGAGGCGCCCGAGGATCTGCTCTACCGGCTGGGCATCGCACCGCTGCTGGGCATGCAACGCCTGCGGGGATTGACCGCCATCTATCAGAAGCTCCGGCGCGAGGTGGCCGAAAAGGCCGGTCTCTCGGCTAATCCACGGTGA
- a CDS encoding tetratricopeptide repeat protein, whose translation MNTMQPAWKRSLGGLLAIGLFLVLAGPGGCSSDPNIEGAKLDLRNKDYARALENVEKALQRNPQNAEAYELKGRIILDILANQQNLDPETRQDTVRAMVAAFQKAVELDPKLQESVLNQLRFAYVREFQNGVNAFNRGREDSTYYLHAASYFENATIIQPDSAGAYVNQAFSLLNAGRQAEAIPPLETAIAKGENSKDTYLILADLYRLQQQPEKALEVLEKARELYPDDPEVQSQLLNAYVQAGKVEEAMNVYKEAVEKEPDNKLYRYNYGSLLLEAGRYDEAIEHLKKATELDPEYANAFYNLGAAYINKAVDVNDRAIALDDSLRANRSKLSREQQQQLEGEIARLVEERRQLFTQAIPPLERARALMEVRGENVQPICRALFQAYVQTDQTEKAKEVEACAGLNDN comes from the coding sequence ATGAACACGATGCAACCTGCCTGGAAGCGTTCGCTCGGGGGGCTGCTGGCGATCGGACTGTTTCTGGTGCTGGCCGGTCCCGGTGGTTGCTCCAGCGATCCGAACATCGAAGGGGCCAAGCTGGACCTCCGCAACAAAGACTACGCGCGGGCGCTGGAGAACGTCGAAAAGGCACTGCAGCGCAATCCACAGAATGCCGAAGCCTACGAACTGAAGGGCCGCATCATCCTGGACATTCTGGCCAACCAGCAGAACCTCGATCCTGAGACGCGTCAGGATACGGTGCGGGCCATGGTAGCGGCCTTTCAGAAAGCCGTGGAACTGGACCCCAAGCTCCAGGAGAGCGTGCTCAATCAGTTGCGCTTTGCCTACGTGCGGGAGTTCCAGAACGGCGTGAATGCCTTCAACCGGGGGCGGGAAGACTCGACCTACTACCTGCACGCCGCCTCCTACTTCGAGAACGCCACGATTATCCAGCCCGACTCGGCCGGTGCCTACGTGAACCAGGCGTTCTCGTTATTGAATGCCGGCCGTCAGGCCGAGGCGATTCCGCCGCTGGAGACGGCCATCGCCAAAGGCGAAAACTCGAAGGATACCTATCTGATTCTGGCCGACCTGTACCGGCTCCAGCAGCAGCCGGAAAAGGCACTGGAGGTGCTGGAAAAGGCCCGTGAGCTGTACCCGGACGATCCCGAGGTGCAGTCCCAGCTCCTCAACGCCTATGTGCAGGCCGGCAAGGTAGAGGAGGCGATGAACGTCTATAAAGAGGCCGTGGAGAAGGAGCCGGACAACAAGCTTTATCGCTACAATTACGGCTCGCTGCTGCTGGAGGCCGGCCGTTACGATGAGGCTATCGAGCACCTGAAGAAGGCTACCGAGCTGGATCCAGAGTATGCCAACGCCTTCTACAACCTGGGGGCGGCCTATATCAACAAGGCAGTGGACGTGAACGACCGGGCCATCGCGCTGGACGATAGTCTGCGCGCAAATCGGAGCAAGCTTTCCAGAGAGCAGCAGCAACAACTGGAGGGGGAAATTGCCCGGCTCGTTGAAGAGCGTCGGCAACTCTTTACACAGGCGATTCCGCCGCTGGAGCGGGCGCGCGCGCTGATGGAAGTGCGTGGCGAGAACGTGCAGCCGATCTGCCGGGCACTCTTCCAGGCCTACGTGCAGACCGACCAGACCGAAAAGGCCAAGGAAGTCGAAGCCTGCGCCGGGCTGAACGACAACTGA
- a CDS encoding sensor histidine kinase: protein MSSWRGSVFGRVAALLIGAQVLVALLAVGLSAYFAQTRSRELAASGIRLRLDALAEEIERRADLSAGDLATLPLPLQLDLRARFPDPVWLVDTLGKPVFVARPDSELFGPYPEMPRALPTALTFWLRRDTLVVHLEGDGWGMAPLYDLGGQQVGAVVVYPLRRSLARELAGTQQAYYRALAVTLGAAVLLALLLGAFFTRQLVRPLRRVVAQVQRIQAGDWEARLPVARDDEFGRLARAVNEMAQAVARSIRSLEETDRMRRELMAGIGHDLRTPLAALLGYAEEARRLLQQGNTSAVAEALAVVEERGRHLQRLVEALFELSLLERPEPPLQLEPVPLGELLDETFRAHRRLFQQAGLTLQADWPSALPVVEADGARLRRVLDNLLDNARRHTPAGGEVRLGAQATDTEIRIRVQDTGPGLSPEQQARLFEPYGRREDGTSRGLGLLISQAIARAHGGRLEVTSAPGQGSTFTLILPRREVQFDD, encoded by the coding sequence ATGAGCAGCTGGCGCGGCTCGGTGTTCGGCCGCGTGGCCGCACTCCTGATCGGTGCGCAGGTGCTGGTGGCGCTGCTGGCCGTCGGGCTGAGCGCCTACTTTGCGCAGACGCGCAGCCGGGAGCTGGCCGCTTCGGGTATTCGGCTCCGGCTCGACGCTCTGGCCGAAGAGATCGAGCGCCGGGCCGATCTGAGTGCAGGCGATCTGGCCACGCTACCCCTTCCGCTGCAACTGGACCTGAGGGCCCGCTTTCCGGACCCCGTATGGCTGGTCGATACGCTGGGGAAGCCCGTCTTTGTCGCCCGGCCCGACTCGGAACTGTTCGGGCCGTATCCGGAAATGCCCCGCGCGCTGCCGACCGCGCTGACCTTCTGGCTTCGTCGGGATACGCTTGTGGTGCATCTGGAAGGCGACGGCTGGGGGATGGCCCCGCTGTACGATCTGGGAGGGCAGCAGGTGGGCGCCGTGGTGGTGTATCCGCTCCGGCGGTCGCTGGCCCGCGAGCTGGCCGGCACGCAGCAGGCCTACTACCGGGCGCTGGCCGTCACGCTGGGCGCGGCCGTATTACTGGCGCTGCTGCTGGGGGCGTTTTTCACCCGCCAGCTGGTGCGGCCGCTTCGCCGGGTGGTCGCCCAGGTACAGCGCATCCAGGCGGGCGACTGGGAGGCGCGGCTCCCGGTGGCGCGCGACGATGAGTTCGGGCGTCTGGCCCGCGCAGTGAACGAAATGGCGCAGGCCGTGGCCCGGAGCATCCGGTCGCTGGAGGAGACCGACCGCATGCGGCGGGAGCTGATGGCCGGAATCGGGCACGACCTGCGCACGCCGCTGGCCGCCCTGCTGGGTTATGCCGAAGAGGCCCGGCGCCTGCTGCAACAGGGCAACACTTCGGCCGTCGCCGAAGCGCTGGCCGTGGTGGAGGAGCGCGGACGCCATCTGCAGCGACTGGTCGAAGCGCTCTTCGAACTCAGCCTGCTGGAGCGCCCCGAACCACCTCTTCAGCTGGAGCCCGTACCGCTGGGGGAGCTCCTGGACGAAACCTTCCGGGCGCACCGACGCCTGTTTCAGCAGGCGGGCCTGACGCTGCAGGCCGACTGGCCCTCGGCGCTGCCCGTGGTGGAAGCCGACGGCGCCCGATTGCGCCGCGTGCTCGACAACCTGCTCGACAACGCCCGGCGCCACACGCCCGCCGGCGGCGAAGTCCGACTGGGAGCACAGGCGACCGACACCGAAATCCGCATTCGGGTGCAGGACACCGGCCCCGGCCTCTCGCCCGAGCAGCAGGCCCGATTGTTTGAACCTTACGGGCGTCGGGAAGACGGCACCTCCCGCGGGCTGGGGCTGCTCATCAGTCAGGCCATCGCCCGCGCGCACGGTGGGCGTCTGGAAGTAACCAGCGCGCCCGGACAGGGCAGCACCTTCACGCTGATTCTGCCCCGGCGCGAGGTGCAGTTCGACGACTGA
- a CDS encoding sulfurtransferase has translation MAAYAHPEVLVSTDWVAEHLNDTEHVRIVESDEDVLLYETGHIPNAVKIDWVQDLQDPIVRDYISKERFEELCASRGIANDTLVVFYGDKNNWWACYAFWVFKLFGHEKCAIMDGGRQKWIAEGRPLTREVPSFPRTTYRAKAPDPSIRAFREEVLAHMRAGKPLIDVRTPAEYRGELTHMPDYPQEGALRAGHIPGAKNVPWSMAVREDGTFKPREELERIYLREKGLKPDDEVITYCRIGERSSHTWFVLKYLLGFEHVKNYDGSWTEWGNLVGVPIEKGDPEAAQS, from the coding sequence ATGGCAGCGTATGCGCATCCCGAGGTGCTGGTATCGACCGACTGGGTGGCCGAGCATCTGAACGACACCGAGCACGTCCGAATTGTGGAATCCGACGAGGACGTGCTGCTTTACGAGACCGGCCACATTCCCAACGCCGTCAAGATCGACTGGGTGCAGGACCTGCAGGACCCGATCGTGCGGGATTACATCTCGAAAGAAAGGTTCGAAGAACTCTGTGCTTCACGGGGCATCGCGAACGACACGCTGGTGGTCTTCTACGGCGACAAGAACAACTGGTGGGCCTGTTATGCCTTCTGGGTTTTCAAGCTCTTCGGCCACGAAAAGTGTGCGATCATGGACGGCGGGCGTCAGAAATGGATCGCTGAAGGGCGGCCGCTGACCCGCGAGGTGCCGTCGTTTCCGCGGACAACCTACCGGGCCAAAGCGCCGGATCCGTCGATCCGGGCATTCCGCGAAGAGGTGCTGGCCCACATGCGGGCCGGCAAGCCGCTGATCGACGTACGGACGCCCGCCGAGTATCGGGGTGAACTCACGCACATGCCCGACTATCCACAGGAAGGGGCGTTACGGGCCGGACACATCCCCGGCGCGAAGAACGTTCCCTGGAGCATGGCTGTCCGTGAAGACGGCACGTTCAAGCCACGGGAAGAGCTGGAACGCATCTATCTGCGGGAGAAAGGGCTGAAGCCCGACGATGAGGTGATCACCTATTGCCGGATCGGGGAGCGCTCGAGCCATACCTGGTTCGTGCTGAAGTACCTGCTCGGCTTCGAGCACGTCAAGAACTACGACGGCTCGTGGACCGAGTGGGGCAACCTGGTCGGCGTGCCCATCGAGAAGGGCGACCCTGAAGCGGCACAATCCTGA
- a CDS encoding response regulator transcription factor, with protein MSARILIVEDDAPLRALLQERLAAEGYTVEAVATGEEALQALEARPPDLVVLDLMLPGMDGLEVCRRLRARHPAVYVLMLTARSSELDRVVGLEVGADDYVTKPFSLNELVARVRAGLRRLQLDRETAEEAPLEFDGLRIDPVRRQVWRDGQPVHLTVREFELLLFLARHPDRPFTRLQLLREVWGIDYPGYARTVDSHIQRLRAKIEPTPGAPRYIRTVWGVGYKFQSSEEP; from the coding sequence ATGAGCGCGCGCATTCTGATCGTCGAAGACGATGCGCCGCTGCGGGCGCTGCTGCAGGAGCGACTGGCGGCCGAGGGCTATACGGTCGAGGCCGTTGCCACGGGTGAGGAGGCGCTGCAGGCGCTGGAAGCACGGCCGCCGGACCTGGTGGTACTGGACCTGATGCTGCCGGGTATGGACGGGCTGGAGGTGTGTCGCCGGTTGCGGGCGCGCCATCCGGCCGTGTACGTGCTGATGCTCACGGCGCGCTCGAGCGAGCTGGATCGCGTGGTCGGGCTGGAAGTCGGGGCCGACGATTACGTGACCAAGCCGTTCAGCCTGAACGAACTGGTGGCGCGCGTGCGGGCCGGATTGCGTCGGCTGCAACTGGATCGGGAGACGGCCGAAGAAGCGCCGCTGGAGTTCGACGGACTGCGCATCGATCCGGTGCGACGGCAGGTCTGGCGCGACGGACAGCCCGTACACCTGACCGTCCGGGAGTTCGAGCTGCTGCTGTTTCTGGCCCGGCATCCGGATCGGCCGTTCACCCGGCTGCAACTGCTCCGCGAGGTCTGGGGCATCGACTATCCCGGCTATGCGCGGACGGTCGATTCGCACATCCAGCGACTTCGGGCCAAGATCGAGCCCACCCCGGGCGCGCCGCGTTACATCCGAACGGTCTGGGGCGTCGGCTACAAGTTTCAATCGAGCGAAGAGCCATGA